From Alienimonas californiensis, a single genomic window includes:
- a CDS encoding protein kinase domain-containing protein, which yields MAARDSADAPTPVPGGAGASGSPAPGSPANGPIGGPIGKRPMVPGKGPGAGLGSGGPRILGSFLDPSKLNPAGLVARGADAETVAPEDLADSISATISARLDADADDGLTDDGLLDDGLLDDGLLDDGDSFDVEGGSVLDDFDDDLPEDVSLGDEDATFLSDPPPELDGSTPPPQTPPAKPPRGQRPPVPETPSGTLIGGTPDTPSGTLIGEQPDSPSRTLIGGDTTAGTAGGGTAGGNADGPVGNFADDDSLAGASSQNGASSLTQAGDAADVPTGQMAGAAGDAADVPTGEMGPVGATMAGGDTADGTGPGGSSSGGPDGSGPGGSGPGGTSKGGSSKGGGTAEGGSGRTAGGTGLSVAGDSAGGSAGGSAGASAGASLTGGAAHVSETVPTRQIARDPASADPRSDYAVLAALGEGGMGVVSRAEQRSLGRDVALKQVKGRVSARQKARLATEAVVTGELEHPNIVPVYDLGRDAGGDLFYAMKVIGGRGWHKTLKLAPGEEGALSEEEHLDVWLKVADAVAFAHHRGVINYDLKPENVQLDGFGQVLVLDWGLAHVTDRFASPGRVADNQRGGGSPAYMAPEQGHNQLASMRLIDEPDIPVTAAVDVYLLGAMLWEIATGQRPHTGDDRVAAQIAKRAGRSEPVRLDKTLACCVAARENVLTPTDRDDELIAVARKAMATDPADRYESVEALQDAVRDYRAHGQSRRLTARGSELVAAGELARGAAAFDDAVALWPANAEAKTLATDTQHKLDRRKRATRTLAISLALVTLIGLTTVSYLYADAVEQTRVANVERAKAEEAHRDLIAAQDVIVQEKNAAIAAHKQALAAEALARTEQIRAEKAAEEARKSAEAERLAAIAEREAKVAAEEATKKALAAAEAEKKATMAAEKARLDEAKAKEQAIAAADAARKSAMAEKEAKELALMEQKKAVAAAAAEKEAKELAVAQEKKAIAAAMAAEKSAAAEKAAKLVAVAEQKRAEEAAEAARLAAEAERQAKLAAIAARRVSEHRSFVSLVRAADDRRRDDLGGARDALETLDRTAPAAAPAAAEGAVPVATGGSPAPAEPEGFEVRYLRAELARSRDAVAAAAGAAGEDDAVGPAPDLTGVAALPTSGRASRFAIAGADGVIRVEPAEPGGAPILLRDPQLIRLRGLALGETPDGPLLAAVGDGRRGEPLSVALWALGDIAEQNAEEQQAPLEPTRRLGALRPGSALAGVRVGRGPDGPLVLAWGEEAAGGEGLERNRPHGALFAWNPTAGAPEPALRIGLSGDERPLDADLSADGARLAAVVGSGAGVVRLWNLTNDSENGGAVAAENAGAFRGHTTFRSGSTAGALTDGATCVRFAPDGPWGAGRVVSGGAEGRVLLWNAADVRRETGLPPRDLRGRPGAPPRSPREIETLAVWAHHDGDRGLPVRALDVLKAPDPTAAEGGVALLVASAGDDARVRLWRTDGSVVGDGSNGNGGGNAASRAAASRAAAGVAGLFTPLVWDESNATDPAGRLARQSPATLDFALPPSAVALTAIPGGYALLAVGPGGEADRLTDVTLAPVAVAADDSAGGAGSGAGAGARGALLDLKQPITALRTAPGRPGAVAAASAGGAIRVVTGAGRVGRYEEGTLQSSRDTYAALSAAGLGRGGVGAGSGRRLAATTSAGAVLLWDVPRRGLVRRFAPARELVTASRRAPLPAVAAAVAEVDADLAAQMTDELGESIQAGSVVLAYAAGDRTVAVLHWPQDGPPAPIRRIRLDAAPTALGFTGDVSALVIGSEDGRLWAADPFLLEDAQDVPPQERPRNPTGPARLLGDTGERQVPPLVVKPLPGAAALVGNKRLFQIDLTGLDLAALPTGEAAGDEKGGAKNAEPAPLAIGLRYGVENPIVTQTAVWPAGAFGAAAGFAVVEQTGKDTRDLVIFRADQPNPLARLPLGSRAFAVAAAPNALRPRLAVTVGTGTDAVVRVLEVDANGTPRSLASLPAQVAGGAVSAAAFSADGGVLLLSTPAGVAIWDPTKDAPEDGRLGGGAGETTLAFDPAGDFLLAGDASGAFQLLAAEPDRSGGEGASGDLPALLKRSVPAVGTDADGNPQDAHAVARPAITAVAIGGTAADPPEAVRTLLVAAGRRAWLYEYDPTADALVPAAGEAPADGAAGQQAGAALTAPRGLGGELAAHAAPITAAAFVPGPEGQRWALTADADGAVRLWDVNAPDRALAEAVAEIGGAGVGVNDLAVPAVGLLTTLSDDGAALENPAPTDRRLVVAAATDAGPFVWVFAPPGAEGDNAEGGKNGTWTSLRVALRGRGGAARGVAFAPDRPDRLISAGADGAAQIWDWNGSAVGWDPIPGPEIADAGWEVSESLLALDRPSSGNVASRNGGDGHEGGLTAVAIAPDGSAVLTGGEDGRVLKWTAPPAPGARVATGR from the coding sequence ATGGCCGCCCGCGACTCCGCCGACGCCCCCACCCCCGTCCCCGGCGGCGCCGGCGCGTCCGGCTCCCCGGCGCCCGGGTCCCCAGCGAACGGACCGATTGGCGGGCCGATCGGCAAGCGGCCGATGGTGCCGGGGAAGGGACCGGGCGCGGGCCTGGGGTCCGGGGGGCCGCGGATTCTGGGGTCGTTCCTCGATCCGTCGAAGCTGAACCCCGCTGGCCTCGTCGCCCGCGGCGCCGACGCCGAGACGGTCGCCCCGGAGGACCTCGCGGATTCGATCTCCGCCACGATCTCCGCCCGCCTCGACGCCGACGCCGACGACGGGCTGACGGACGACGGGCTGTTGGACGACGGGCTGTTGGACGACGGGCTGTTGGACGACGGGGATTCGTTCGACGTGGAGGGCGGCAGCGTTCTGGACGACTTCGACGACGATCTGCCCGAGGACGTCAGCCTCGGCGACGAAGACGCCACGTTCCTCAGCGATCCCCCGCCGGAACTGGACGGCTCCACGCCGCCCCCCCAGACGCCGCCCGCCAAGCCGCCGCGCGGCCAGCGGCCGCCGGTTCCCGAGACGCCCAGCGGCACCCTCATCGGCGGGACCCCGGACACGCCCAGCGGCACCCTCATCGGCGAACAGCCGGACTCGCCCAGCCGGACGTTGATCGGCGGCGACACCACGGCCGGAACCGCGGGCGGCGGAACCGCGGGCGGGAATGCCGACGGGCCGGTCGGCAACTTCGCCGACGACGACTCCCTCGCCGGAGCCTCCTCCCAGAACGGGGCGTCGTCCCTCACCCAGGCCGGCGACGCCGCGGACGTGCCGACCGGGCAGATGGCCGGCGCGGCCGGCGACGCCGCCGATGTGCCCACCGGCGAGATGGGCCCCGTCGGGGCGACGATGGCCGGCGGCGACACCGCCGACGGCACCGGCCCCGGCGGCAGCAGTTCGGGCGGCCCCGACGGCTCCGGCCCCGGCGGCTCGGGCCCCGGCGGCACCAGCAAGGGCGGCAGCAGCAAGGGCGGGGGCACCGCCGAGGGCGGCAGCGGCCGGACGGCGGGGGGCACGGGGCTGTCGGTGGCAGGCGACTCAGCCGGCGGCTCCGCGGGCGGTTCCGCGGGGGCCTCCGCCGGCGCCTCGCTGACCGGGGGCGCCGCGCACGTCAGCGAGACCGTCCCCACCCGGCAGATCGCCCGGGACCCGGCCTCCGCCGACCCCCGCAGCGACTACGCCGTGCTCGCGGCGCTGGGCGAAGGCGGGATGGGCGTCGTCAGCCGGGCGGAGCAGCGCTCGCTGGGCCGCGACGTCGCCCTCAAGCAGGTGAAGGGCCGCGTCAGCGCCCGCCAGAAGGCCCGCCTCGCCACCGAGGCGGTCGTCACCGGCGAGCTGGAGCACCCGAACATCGTCCCGGTTTACGACCTCGGCCGGGACGCCGGCGGGGACCTGTTCTACGCGATGAAGGTCATCGGCGGGCGGGGCTGGCACAAAACGCTCAAGCTCGCCCCCGGCGAGGAGGGCGCCCTCAGCGAAGAGGAACACCTCGACGTCTGGCTGAAGGTCGCCGACGCCGTCGCCTTCGCCCACCACCGCGGGGTCATCAACTACGACCTCAAGCCGGAGAACGTGCAGCTCGACGGCTTCGGGCAGGTGCTCGTGCTGGACTGGGGCCTGGCCCACGTCACCGACCGCTTCGCCAGCCCGGGGCGGGTCGCGGACAACCAGCGGGGCGGCGGCTCCCCGGCTTACATGGCGCCGGAGCAGGGCCACAACCAGCTCGCCAGCATGCGGCTGATCGACGAGCCGGACATCCCCGTCACCGCCGCGGTCGACGTTTATCTGCTGGGGGCGATGCTCTGGGAGATCGCCACCGGCCAGCGCCCGCACACCGGCGACGACCGCGTCGCCGCCCAGATCGCCAAGCGGGCCGGCCGCTCCGAGCCGGTGCGGCTGGACAAAACGCTGGCCTGCTGCGTGGCCGCCCGGGAGAACGTCCTCACCCCGACCGACCGGGACGACGAACTGATCGCCGTCGCCCGCAAGGCGATGGCGACCGACCCCGCCGACCGCTACGAATCGGTCGAGGCGTTGCAGGACGCCGTGCGGGACTACCGCGCCCACGGGCAGAGCCGCCGCCTGACGGCCCGCGGGTCGGAGCTGGTCGCCGCCGGGGAGCTGGCCCGCGGGGCCGCCGCCTTCGACGACGCCGTCGCCCTCTGGCCGGCGAACGCGGAGGCGAAGACCCTCGCCACGGATACCCAGCACAAGCTGGACCGCCGCAAACGGGCCACGCGGACGCTGGCGATTTCGTTGGCGCTGGTCACGCTGATCGGGCTGACGACGGTCTCCTACCTGTACGCGGACGCGGTCGAACAGACGCGCGTGGCGAACGTGGAGCGGGCGAAGGCGGAGGAGGCCCACCGGGATCTGATCGCCGCCCAGGACGTGATCGTCCAGGAGAAAAACGCGGCGATCGCCGCCCACAAGCAGGCGTTGGCGGCCGAGGCGCTGGCCCGGACGGAGCAGATCCGAGCGGAGAAGGCCGCCGAGGAGGCCCGCAAAAGCGCGGAGGCCGAGCGCCTCGCCGCCATCGCCGAACGCGAGGCGAAGGTCGCCGCGGAGGAGGCGACCAAAAAAGCCCTCGCCGCCGCCGAGGCCGAAAAGAAGGCGACCATGGCCGCGGAGAAGGCCCGTCTGGACGAGGCGAAGGCCAAGGAGCAGGCGATCGCCGCCGCCGACGCCGCCAGGAAGAGCGCGATGGCGGAGAAGGAGGCCAAGGAACTGGCCCTGATGGAGCAGAAGAAGGCCGTCGCCGCCGCCGCCGCGGAGAAAGAAGCGAAGGAACTCGCCGTCGCCCAGGAGAAGAAGGCGATCGCCGCCGCCATGGCCGCGGAGAAGAGCGCCGCGGCGGAGAAGGCGGCCAAGCTGGTCGCCGTCGCGGAGCAGAAGCGGGCCGAAGAGGCCGCCGAGGCCGCCCGACTGGCCGCCGAGGCCGAACGGCAGGCGAAGCTGGCGGCGATCGCGGCCCGGCGGGTCTCGGAGCACCGCAGTTTCGTCTCGCTGGTGCGGGCCGCCGACGACCGCCGCCGCGACGACCTCGGCGGAGCCCGTGACGCCCTGGAAACGCTCGACCGCACCGCGCCGGCTGCCGCCCCGGCCGCCGCCGAGGGTGCCGTGCCCGTCGCCACCGGCGGTTCGCCGGCGCCCGCCGAGCCGGAGGGCTTCGAAGTCCGTTATCTCCGGGCCGAACTGGCCCGCTCCCGGGACGCCGTCGCCGCCGCCGCGGGGGCTGCGGGGGAAGACGACGCGGTCGGCCCGGCGCCGGACCTCACCGGCGTCGCCGCCCTGCCGACCTCCGGCCGGGCCTCCCGCTTCGCGATCGCCGGGGCGGACGGCGTGATTCGGGTCGAACCCGCCGAGCCCGGCGGCGCCCCGATTCTGCTCCGCGACCCGCAACTGATCCGCCTCCGCGGGCTGGCGCTGGGCGAGACGCCGGACGGCCCGCTCCTCGCCGCCGTCGGCGACGGCCGGCGGGGCGAACCGCTCTCCGTCGCCCTCTGGGCGTTGGGGGACATCGCTGAACAGAACGCCGAGGAGCAACAGGCCCCGCTCGAACCGACGCGGCGGCTGGGGGCGTTGCGGCCGGGGTCGGCGCTGGCCGGCGTCCGCGTCGGCCGCGGGCCGGACGGGCCGCTGGTGCTGGCCTGGGGCGAGGAAGCGGCCGGCGGCGAGGGCCTCGAACGCAACCGCCCGCACGGCGCCCTGTTCGCCTGGAACCCGACCGCCGGGGCGCCCGAGCCGGCGTTGCGCATCGGTCTGAGCGGCGACGAACGCCCGCTGGACGCGGACCTCTCCGCCGACGGCGCCCGCCTGGCCGCGGTCGTCGGCTCCGGCGCCGGCGTCGTGCGGCTGTGGAACCTGACGAACGACAGCGAAAACGGCGGCGCCGTCGCGGCCGAGAACGCCGGGGCCTTCCGCGGGCACACGACCTTCCGCAGCGGTTCGACGGCCGGCGCCCTCACCGACGGCGCCACCTGCGTGCGGTTCGCCCCCGACGGCCCCTGGGGCGCCGGCCGGGTGGTCAGCGGCGGCGCTGAGGGGCGGGTCCTCCTCTGGAACGCCGCGGACGTCCGCCGCGAAACCGGCCTCCCCCCCCGCGACCTCCGCGGTCGCCCGGGAGCGCCGCCGCGCTCCCCGCGGGAGATCGAGACGCTCGCCGTCTGGGCGCATCACGACGGCGACCGCGGCCTGCCGGTGCGGGCGCTGGACGTGTTGAAGGCCCCGGACCCGACCGCCGCGGAGGGCGGCGTGGCCCTGCTGGTCGCCAGCGCCGGCGACGACGCCCGCGTGCGGCTGTGGCGGACCGACGGCTCCGTCGTCGGCGACGGGTCGAACGGGAACGGGGGCGGGAACGCCGCGAGTCGGGCCGCCGCCAGCCGGGCCGCCGCGGGCGTCGCCGGGCTGTTCACCCCGCTGGTCTGGGACGAATCGAACGCCACGGACCCCGCCGGCCGGTTGGCCCGGCAGTCGCCGGCGACGCTGGACTTCGCCCTCCCGCCCTCCGCGGTGGCGCTGACCGCGATCCCCGGCGGGTACGCCCTGCTGGCCGTCGGTCCCGGCGGGGAGGCCGACCGGCTGACGGACGTGACCCTCGCCCCCGTGGCCGTCGCCGCGGACGACTCCGCCGGCGGCGCGGGGTCCGGCGCCGGGGCCGGCGCCCGCGGGGCGCTGCTGGACCTCAAACAGCCGATCACCGCCCTCCGCACCGCCCCCGGCCGCCCGGGCGCGGTGGCGGCGGCGAGCGCCGGCGGGGCGATTCGCGTCGTGACCGGCGCCGGCCGCGTCGGCCGCTACGAGGAAGGCACGTTGCAATCCTCCCGCGACACCTACGCCGCCCTCAGCGCCGCCGGGCTGGGCCGGGGCGGCGTCGGGGCCGGCTCCGGCCGGCGCCTGGCGGCGACGACCTCCGCCGGCGCCGTGCTGCTGTGGGACGTGCCCCGCCGCGGACTGGTGCGCCGCTTCGCCCCGGCCCGGGAACTGGTGACCGCCAGCCGCCGGGCCCCGCTGCCGGCCGTCGCCGCCGCGGTGGCCGAGGTCGACGCCGACCTCGCCGCCCAGATGACCGACGAACTGGGCGAATCGATTCAGGCCGGCTCCGTGGTGCTGGCCTACGCCGCCGGCGACCGCACCGTGGCGGTGCTGCACTGGCCGCAGGACGGCCCGCCGGCGCCGATCCGCCGCATCCGCCTCGACGCCGCCCCCACGGCGCTGGGCTTCACCGGGGACGTCTCGGCGCTGGTGATCGGTAGCGAGGACGGCCGCCTCTGGGCCGCCGACCCCTTCCTCCTCGAAGACGCCCAGGACGTTCCCCCGCAGGAACGCCCCAGGAACCCGACCGGCCCCGCCCGGCTGCTGGGCGACACCGGCGAGCGGCAGGTCCCCCCGCTGGTCGTGAAACCGCTGCCCGGCGCCGCAGCGCTGGTCGGCAACAAACGGCTGTTCCAGATCGACCTAACCGGCCTGGACCTCGCCGCCCTCCCCACCGGCGAAGCGGCCGGCGATGAGAAGGGCGGGGCGAAGAACGCCGAGCCGGCCCCGCTGGCGATCGGGCTGCGGTACGGCGTGGAGAACCCGATCGTCACCCAGACGGCCGTCTGGCCGGCCGGGGCGTTCGGGGCCGCGGCGGGCTTCGCGGTGGTGGAGCAGACCGGCAAGGACACGCGGGACCTGGTGATCTTCCGGGCCGATCAGCCCAACCCGTTGGCCCGGTTGCCGCTGGGCTCCCGGGCGTTCGCCGTCGCCGCCGCCCCGAACGCCCTGCGACCGCGACTGGCCGTGACGGTGGGAACCGGGACGGACGCCGTCGTGCGGGTGCTGGAAGTCGACGCGAACGGCACGCCGCGGTCGCTCGCCTCGCTGCCGGCGCAGGTCGCGGGCGGGGCGGTGTCGGCGGCGGCGTTCAGCGCCGACGGCGGCGTGCTGCTGCTCTCCACCCCCGCCGGCGTGGCGATCTGGGACCCGACCAAGGACGCCCCGGAGGACGGCCGCCTGGGCGGCGGGGCCGGCGAGACGACCCTCGCCTTCGACCCCGCCGGCGACTTCCTGCTGGCCGGCGACGCCAGCGGCGCGTTCCAACTGCTCGCCGCCGAACCGGACCGCTCCGGCGGCGAGGGGGCGAGCGGCGACCTGCCGGCGCTGCTCAAACGCTCCGTCCCCGCCGTGGGGACCGACGCGGACGGCAACCCGCAGGACGCCCACGCCGTCGCCCGGCCGGCGATCACGGCGGTGGCGATCGGCGGAACGGCGGCCGACCCGCCGGAGGCCGTTCGCACCCTGCTGGTCGCCGCCGGCCGGCGGGCCTGGCTCTACGAGTACGACCCCACCGCCGACGCCCTCGTCCCCGCGGCCGGCGAAGCGCCGGCCGACGGGGCCGCCGGCCAACAGGCCGGCGCCGCCCTCACCGCCCCGCGGGGCCTGGGCGGCGAGTTGGCGGCCCACGCGGCGCCGATCACCGCGGCGGCGTTCGTCCCCGGGCCGGAGGGGCAGCGTTGGGCCCTCACCGCCGACGCCGACGGCGCCGTGCGGCTGTGGGACGTGAACGCCCCCGACCGGGCGCTGGCGGAGGCGGTCGCGGAGATCGGCGGGGCGGGCGTCGGCGTGAACGACCTCGCCGTGCCCGCCGTCGGCCTGCTGACGACGCTCTCCGACGACGGCGCCGCCTTGGAGAACCCCGCCCCGACCGACCGTCGGTTGGTCGTCGCCGCCGCGACGGACGCCGGCCCCTTCGTCTGGGTCTTCGCCCCGCCGGGCGCTGAGGGGGACAACGCCGAGGGCGGGAAGAACGGCACCTGGACCTCGCTGCGGGTGGCTCTCCGCGGCCGCGGCGGAGCGGCCCGCGGGGTCGCCTTCGCCCCGGATCGGCCGGACCGGCTGATCTCCGCGGGGGCGGACGGGGCGGCTCAGATCTGGGACTGGAACGGCTCGGCGGTGGGCTGGGACCCGATCCCGGGTCCGGAGATCGCCGACGCCGGCTGGGAGGTCTCCGAGAGCCTGCTCGCGCTGGACCGCCCGTCCTCCGGGAACGTGGCGTCTCGGAACGGGGGCGACGGCCACGAGGGCGGCCTGACCGCGGTGGCGATCGCCCCGGACGGCTCCGCCGTGCTAACCGGCGGCGAGGACGGCCGCGTGCTGAAGTGGACCGCCCCCCCCGCCCCCGGCGCCCGCGTCGCCACCGGGCGGTGA